ATCGTCGGCAGCGGCTACGCCGCCGGCAACAGCGCCGTCAGCAAGGAGAAGATGCTCAAGACCGTCGCCGCCTGGGTCGGCTCGCTGGTGCTGGCGCTGGGCGTCAGCTACGGTGCCTTCGCCGCCGTCGACGCCGTTGTGTGACGCTTCCCGTTCCTCCTCAGGAGAGGTCCGGGACGTCGCTACCCCGGAGGAGCAGTTCGCGCCAGGTCAGCTCCTGTTCGTCCTTGATCTCGGTGAGCCGTTCCAGTTCCGCCTCGCTGACCTCGATGCTGAGCTGTGGCATCCCACGCGGCGGTACCGGCCACCGACACTTAGGTTTCGTCGCCGACCGCCGCGCGGAGCGCCCGCTGGCGAGAACGGTTCCGTGAGTCGAGTCAACGCGTCCCAGGGGCCGGCAGAGAAAGAGGCTCCGCGAACGCCTCGACCGGAGGTCGGGGGCTTACTCCTCGTCGCCGAGCAGGTCGGCGGGGTCGTCGCCGCCGCGTTCGGTGATCTGGGCGTTGATCTGGCGGGTCGCCTCGCCGACCTCGCGGCCGCGGACGGTGACCCGCTTGCGCTCGCCGTCGCGCTCCGGGTCGTAGCCCGTGCCGCCTTCGAGCATGATCTGCTTGAGTTCGGTGCCGCGCACGTCGTCGCGCATCGGGCGGCCGGTCTCGTCGGAGCCGCCGGTGATCTCCAGGGTGAACCCGGAGAGGCCGACGCTTCCCCCGTCGACCTCCTCACCGATCTCGCGGCCGATGAAGCGGTTCGCGTCCTGTCCGTCCACGTCGACCTGGTAGGTGTGGCCGTCCTCCGGGTCGGAGACGGCGACCGTGAAATCTGCCATACCCGGTCGAACTCGGCGCGCGTTCAAAAGCCCGTCGGAACG
Above is a genomic segment from Halosimplex halophilum containing:
- a CDS encoding 30S ribosomal protein S6e, yielding MADFTVAVSDPEDGHTYQVDVDGQDANRFIGREIGEEVDGGSVGLSGFTLEITGGSDETGRPMRDDVRGTELKQIMLEGGTGYDPERDGERKRVTVRGREVGEATRQINAQITERGGDDPADLLGDEE